A stretch of the Raphanus sativus cultivar WK10039 unplaced genomic scaffold, ASM80110v3 Scaffold0833, whole genome shotgun sequence genome encodes the following:
- the LOC108846882 gene encoding uncharacterized protein LOC108846882 encodes MFSSLLLNLSIRKQALRYQTFRMFSSTNPYLVYGKTIYGNLDEDLHLRSDIHYFDPVKEDEVIVRDKALPLEFRGECFVVGMSHGWVVFKARSDGKKDKVVYISDYYSPCGSKSNPKTIPLHPMGQPNIPAQQLAITNAAMTCSPDQSHDFAVAINCLGPVINFFRPGGKHKDSGSVHFKTFLQHFNQSKVMYSKRDEKFYTTSVGGQFLVSYDAFFEEDMTGSEVQELRFINQPELTQSEWELLDSCSKTVHLVESPSGQRFLIKWYAQNHQPGKKMTFLCRGTKRFMVFREEEETRVMSYTEDIGDLCIFLGNNEPFCVKASSFPGLNPNSIYFAGDGFGVYDISTRKPRSFRPKFPASFSTASLAFHWIPPMSL; translated from the exons ATGTTTTCGTCTTTGCTTCTCAACCTCTCTATCCGCAAACAGGCTCTG AGATACCAAACCTTTCGGATGTTCTCCTCCACCAACCCGTACTTAGTGTATGGTAAAACAATTTATGGAAATCTTGACGAGGATCTTCATTTAAGAAGCGACATCCACTATTTTGACCCGGTCAAGGAAGATGAAGTGATTGTACGAGACAAGGCACTTCCCTTGGAGTTTCGTGGAGAGTGTTTTGTGGTCGGAATGTCCCATGGTTGGGTCGTTTTCAAGGCCCGGTCTGATGGTAAGAAAGATAAAGTCGTATATATTAGCGACTACTACAGTCCTTGTGGCtccaaatcaaaccctaaaaccaTTCCTTTACATCCCATGGGTCAGCCTAATATTCCTGCCCAACAGCTTGCCATCACTAACGCTGCCATGACTTGTTCACCTGACCAGAGCCATGATTTTGCAGTGGCCATCAACTGCTTAGGACCTGTGATCAACTTCTTTAGGCCTGGTGGCAAACACAAGGACTCTGGTTCCGTCCACTTCAAGACCTTTCTCCAACATTTTAATCAGTCAAAGGTTATGTATTCAAAGAGGGATGAAAAGTTCTACACCACTAGTGTTGGCGGCCAATTCTTGGTTTCCTATGATGCTTTCTTCGAGGAGGATATGACCGGCTCCGAGGTGCAAGAGTTGCGGTTCATCAACCAACCTGAGTTGACCCAGTCTGAGTGGGAGCTATTGGACTCATGTTCCAAGACTGTGCACCTTGTAGAGTCTCCCTCAGGGCAACGTTTCCTAATTAAATGGTACGCTCAGAACCACCAACCGGGCAAGAAGATGACCTTCTTGTGTCGCGGAACAAAGCGTTTCATGGTGttcagagaggaagaagaaacaaggGTCATGTCTTACACAGAGGACATTGGTGATCTCTGCATATTCTTGGGGAATAATGAGCCTTTTTGTGTCAAGGCAAGCTCCTTTCCTGGCTTAAACCCTAATTCAATTTATTTCGCAGGAGATG